From the Lathyrus oleraceus cultivar Zhongwan6 chromosome 4, CAAS_Psat_ZW6_1.0, whole genome shotgun sequence genome, one window contains:
- the LOC127076006 gene encoding LOW QUALITY PROTEIN: uncharacterized protein LOC127076006 (The sequence of the model RefSeq protein was modified relative to this genomic sequence to represent the inferred CDS: inserted 1 base in 1 codon) produces the protein MAEPDQARPLASVRVHPRSDYEEKALKKMNHRRNLKLCGCVTAILLLLLVIVIVILVFTVFKVKDPTVTTNEIQLTNFGLNLVQLPTPQVKINMTMLVNMSIKNSNRASFKVGNSTTLVYYRGISVADAVIPAGLVIKARKTSGLNVTVDVMADRLASSPDLLXRCASRKDDNEYLFGDSGESKDFVY, from the exons ATGGCAGAACCAGATCAAGCAAGACCATTAGCTTCAGTTAGAGTCCACCCAAGAAGCGATTATGAAGAAAAAGCTCTCAAAAAAATGAACCATAGAAGAAACCTCAAGTTATGTGGTTGTGTAACAGCAATTTTACTACTACTTTTAGTCATAGTAATTGTCATCTTAGTATTCACGGTTTTTAAGGTTAAAGATCCGACAGTAACAACAAATGAGATCCAACTCACAAACTTTGGTCTCAACCTTGTTCAACTTCCAACACCTCAAGTTAAGATCAACATGACCATGTTAGTAAACATGTCTATTAAGAATTCTAATAGAGCATCCTTTAAGGTTGGGAATAGCACAACATTGGTGTACTATCGCGGTATATCGGTAGCAGACGCGGTGATACCGGCGGGACTTGTGATCAAGGCGCGGAAGACGTCGGGGTTGAATGTTACGGTGGATGTTATGGCTGACCGCCTCGCCTCTAGTCCGGATTTGC AGAGATGTGCTTCAAGGAAAGATGATAATGAATACTTATTCGGTGATTCCGGGGAGAGTAAAGATTTTGTTTATTAA
- the LOC127137909 gene encoding uncharacterized protein LOC127137909 produces the protein MCLMRDGQYWRCTLTMEVVAQAVQNQPNDGGNDEFRHLRKLHRNNSPTFKGRCDPDGLQTWLGEIERIFKVMDCSEAQKVQFGTHMLAEETDDWWINTRQVLDVAAEVVTWVVFNREFMRNYFPEDVYGKKEIEFLELKQGNLSVTEYASRFVELVKFYPHYSEATNEFLKCIKFKSGLHPEMKQAIGYQQIMRFIELVNNCRIYEDDTYKGKQKDDNGKRPSGGGDLTPLKCYRCSELGHRVSECKSDVKKCYKCRKLGHLVADCKENMVTCYNYGELGHISTHFPKPKQASTKGKVFTLTGTQTFSDDRLIIGICYINNNPLIAIIDIGATHSFIDVDCVKRLGLVMSSMSGEMVIETPAKGSVTTTSFSIG, from the exons ATGTGTTTGATGCGTGATGGTCAGTATTGGCGGTGTACATTGACTATGGAG GTTGTTGCTCAGGCAGTGCAGAATCAGCCTAATGATGGTGGGAACGACGAGTTCCGACATTTGAGGAAGCTCCATAGGAATAATTCGCCTACTTTCAAGGGTAGGTGTGATCCTGATGGACTGCAGACTTGGCTCGGGGAGATTGAGAGGATTTTCAAAGTGATGGATTGCtctgaagcacagaaggtgcagttcGGTACCCATATGCTAGCTGAGGAAACTGATGACTGGTGGATCAACACTCGTCAGGTGTTGGATGTTGCAGCTGAAGTTGTGACTTGGGTTGTGTTCAACAGGGAATTTATGAGAAACTACTTTCCTGAAGATGTTTATGGGAAGAAGGAGATTGAGTTTCTGGAGCTGAAGCAGGGTAACTtgtcggttactgagtatgcttCCAGATTTGTGGAACTTGTTAAGTTCTACCCTCATTATAGTGAGGCGACTAATGAGTTCTTAAAGTGTATCAAATTCAAGAGTGGTTTGCATCCTGAGATGAAGCAGGCGATTGGATACCAACAGATTATGAGGTTTATAGAGTTGGTGAACAACTGTAGGATTTATGAGGATGATA CTTATAAAGGTAAACAGAAAGATGATAATGGTAAGAGGCCAAGTGGGGGAGGTGATCTTACTCCTCTTAAATGCTATAGGTGCAGTGAGTTGGGTCATCGTGTCAGTGAATGTAAGAGTGATGTGAAGAAGTGTTACAAGTGTAGGAAGTTAGGACATTTGGTTGCTGATTGCAAAGAGAATATGGTGACTTGCTACAACTATGGTGAACTAGGACATATCAGTACGCATTTCCCGAAGCCTAAGCAAGCTTCAACTAAAGGAAAGGTGTTCACTCTGACAGGAACTCAGACTTTCAGTGATGACAGGTTGATCATAGGTATATGTTATATCAATAATAATCCTTTAATTGCTATTATTGATAttggtgctactcattcttttattgATGTTGACTGTGTGAAAAGGCTAGGCCTTGTTATGTCTTCTATGAGTGGAGAAATGGTTATCGAAACTCCTGCTAAGGGTTCGGTGACTACTACTTCGTTTTCCATTGGATAA